The genomic region aaagaatgtttttattttgcacTACAATCAATTATGCATTTATTTACTGACTTGCTACATAGAAAGTAAAACTAAAATATGCCGATTTCAAAAATGGCTGTATCATGTAATACTTAAGCAAGTAGCAGGTCTAGCATACCTAAAAGTGGATTATACTTTGTCGGAGCATACATTAAAAGATGGAGTGTTGGAACAAGAACAAAACCTCTGGATCATCCATTGTCaaggttaaataaaaaaacaatattcttAGCTTTTTGTTTGAAGCTTTTCTTTGTCCAGCATGTACAGATTTGCAAATAAATTTGCATAAGATATAAGTAtgacaagagcttgtcacagttgTGCCAAATCCCggccaaaatgtgtttgcttgtatgacaacatttgtttaagagagtagaataatatttgcaaaacatggcacctgtgtcatctatttatatttcaaggatcaattagttatatagtgttggagttatgctgtagaaaataaaaatatatggaaatgaaagaaagggaggtaattaaaaaagaagactataaacagttactgtacttgatcactgtattttttctttaaactcaTCTTTTAATTTTACAGTGAATaattcagtgttcaaattaaaatattattgtaaaattagataaacagagatattaaaaattgaaaagctaaaatatttactacgaaatttaattaaatatagtttaaaattataaataaataaaatataaattttaaaaataataattataaagggagataattcataaACAACGgcagaaagagttatggttcatgttcactgcacttctccaagttgccatctgtttatatttcgagtttcaagtaaatcccttcagtagatttagagttatgcgcctgacaaataataaaataaagagaGATAATGAAAAAACTAAGGAAGATAGAGTTatagttcttagtcactgcacttcccctacttgccatctgtttatatttttagtttcaagtaaatcccttaagtAGACTTAGAGTTattctccggacaaaaatttactttgaaattatatgaagggagataattcaaaaactcaaactaaggtagatagagttatggttcttagtctctgcacttctcctagttgccatctgtttattctaagtttaaagcaaatccatggaatagatttggagttatgcacTTGAAAAAGTTTccgacggaaggacagacggacagacagatggacagaacCAATtgctatatcccctccgaaatcAATTTTGTTGGGGATAATAAAATGGAGTGGTCGCACATAATGGACCAGGATATGAGATCAAGGTAACAATTCAAATTTTACGGTcaaatatgcaaaatgtaaataaaatagttttcctggaaaaacattttgtttgagAATGGATTAAATTTTCAAATAACAAGGGGCATAACACGAACAAATCAAGGTCTTAGATCCATGGCCGTGTCCCACTTTAATGTCAAAGATCAAACCTTCCTGTTTCAGAGTCTTCAGAAGGACCTCTTGACCTTCTGGCCAAACCTCTACAATGATACAGAGCTGGAAAGCTTCTGGTAAGCACATGGTAGACACTTGATCACATTCTCTAAGGCATCGCTTAAAACTTCTTTCTCAAACTTGGAGTATGAAATTTAGTACAAATAAACTTTGTTCAAATGCCAATATGTACACAAATCACTTTACGATTGAATTGGTTCCATATTTCAGTTAAGAAGAatgcaaatatatttgtataccTTTTTGGGTGCCTTTGATTGCGTATTACTAATGTATACTTAAGCTAGGTTGATTAAACTTGTTATGTGGGTAGTGGGCCACATTCGGAATATGCACTTTTTGTCGACTACCAGTGAaacctgaggggacttatggtttgcactctgtctgtcagtcaatcagtctgtctgtcacacttttctggatcctgcgataactttaaaagttattgtattttttcatgaaacttgaaacatgaatagatggcaatatggacattatgcacgtcatttcattttgttcctacgtcaaaaattctggttgccatggcaacaaatagactagaaatactactgaaaattgtgattttctggatcctgcgataacttaaaaagttcttcatattttttcacgaaacttgaaacataaatagatgtcaatatgggcattatgcacgtcatttcatatgttcctacgtcaaaaatttgggttgctatggcaacaaatataaaaaataaataaaatctgacaatggtggaatttctgacaatggtggagacggtaggggacatatattgcttggcaatagtcttgttaaaagtGGGCTTTTTTTCGTACGAAAACAGTGTttgatattgtattaaaataactGAAAAAAGACATCTGTGTTATggaattgaaaaatatattattggaAAAAATCATGTGACAAAAAATGTACTGATATAGGAAGAATGTATTATTTGAACTAAGACTTATCTTTGATAGCTTGgatcatttacatttatcaattaagcctcgttctggtgAAAACTTGGCTTAAAGCATGTAAGAAAAGTGTTCTTTTAACAGGATAACAATTTATGATTATATGCAGTtgatgcggaaagtgttgtcccagactctcctgtgcagactgcacaggccattCAGGCTTAGCACTCAATGCGCATGATTTAGCCCAGTTTGTCCAGTATGCATTGCAATTGTTTGTGCATTTTCAGGTCCCATGAGTGGACCAAACACGGAACATGTGCTCAGGATCTACCCGAAACTACTGGAGAGTTGAACTACTTCAGCAAGGGGCTGGAAATGAACCAGAAATACGACATGCTCAAGTGGGTTGACAATAGTGATGTTAATTCAATAataattcttctttttttttctatcTTTGTAAATCAGGAAATAAGATTTACATACCTAAGTTCAAGGCTCTAATTGGTGTATGATTCCCATAGTTATTTTTATTACATGCATAAAGATAATCATCACTGAATAATTCACTAAACAGTGACCAAAATCAGCATAATGTCGTAGTAAGTTCTGAAGAATTTGGCATTCATAGCAAAGTTTATACAAACAAAGAATGATATAGAAATTCATTCTGAATACAACAAATGGATAAATTATGAATCACCAGGTCAAACTGTTTATGTATGTTAGTCTATGAGTAATTATTTTACAAAGTTACTTGTCTTAACATATGGAATTACCAGTTCTATTTAAGTTTACCTGTATTGAATTGTTTGCCTCTATTTGATTTGGTTGTGTTTGTATATGAGCTTGAAAAAACCAGGTTTAACAtaagtctcttttaaatgaaaatccattctGAGTGAAtggaaatatttaagtttacctGTATTGAATTGTTTGCCTCTATTTGATTTGGTTGTGTTTGTATATGAGCTTGAGAAAACCAGGTTTAACATAAGTCTCTTTTCAATGAAAATCCATTCTGAGTGAAAAGTTGTTGCCGTGattacctgtgcagactgcacaggctaatctgggactatcTTTTCTGCCTATGCATGacgccccattttcccagagcagggcACATATTTATTCTTCGGGATCTTATTATTTCAGAATGCTTAGTGCTGGAGGTGTGACCCCAAGCCCTACTGAACAGTACAGTGTAAGTTGACAGTATTAACCCTTTATTGCTTAGAGGCAACGATTAATGGCTAtatgcgaacagcataaaacaataacagcctgcgagttactcgcagtctgttcagggttTATGCTCTTTTCTGTTCATCAGTACTTTGGGGTTaaaaaaatgaagcctttaagacTTGAATCgagtaaaaaaggtcttaaattgagGCATGTAagttgcagtctgttcaggttttatgctctttgctgctcatcagttctTTAGGGTTAAGaaaattgaagcctttaaaagttgAATCGATTAAGAAAGGTgttaaatttaatatgattttctaagggactacaaacaaaTTTAAATTCGTAGTAAGGCGTAAAGGGTTAACAGTATTAAAGACATTTGAAACAATTTCAAACATCAGTTTTTCATAACAAATGTGTACGCGCTTGtgaaaatattgatttgaatTATCTTAAAAAATAGGTATCACTAGAATTATTCAAACCATGCCTTAAATAAATGTTGCAGCATGGCTGATCATTTTAAAGTTTGCTTGAATGGTTAGTTTTGAAATCTTACATATACATATCTAGTTCAAAATGTTCCAGACTTGCTTTCTTTTTGTTCAGAATGATTCATTGTAATCTCTGTTTGTTCAAAACACAATGAAAGTCACACTTAGGGAAAAGCaacttaaatgcatgtgcataaagttccGTCTCAGATTGACTGTGTattgtgcacaggctagtctgggatgacacttttaacATGCACTGGATTTTACacccttttaaaaaaaaaatccataaaattgGATGCATTATGCCCAAGTTTCCTAGAttgaagttttttttgtttttatagccTATGTACTATAGATGTCTACTTTAATTTGCATTGCAGTACAAACAGTTCATGGCAGCAGTGAAGCAGTCTACTGGCTTTGATCCTAATATAGAATGCTCCTACATCAAATTGGTATGTATTGGTAGTTGTAATACAAAGCCTTCACAATCATGCGGTCTGTTCAGGAGCTATACTTTCCATTATAAAGTCATGCATGGTTTCATGGTCGGATGTGCAAAACATTAGTCAAATACTGTGCtacaaaaacataatatattatcATAAATTACACTGCAACTTGGTTtgatgaaataagcaatgaactTATACAAAAATCTTTCCAACTTTGTTGATTTTTGATCAAATTCAGTAGTTTTTTTCCAGATAAGGCTTACATTGAGAGCAGAATTTCAAAGTTATTATAGGCCAACAATACATATCTTTTGAGTTGTGAAATAGGGCCAAATTTCGGCTCAAAATGACCTTAAAAAAAACCCTTAAACAAATCACTTATGTGAACCAAGCAAATGAATATATACTTTCTAATTTCTTTTTAGGACAATGGTACTGATTTTCACTTAGTTAGTGAAATAGAGATCTGCCTGAGTAAGACCGATTTCACACCAGTTGCCTGTCCAGGCTCAGAAAACTCTAGTAAGGGAGGAAACCAGTCTGGCTCATACAAGACTGTCAAGTCTCAGTCGAACTGCCCCCAGCATTACAACTTCAATTACCCACCAATACAGTATGTTCTCAACAGGAAGACTGGCATGTTTGAACTACCTGATGACTTGATCGGCCGATAAGCAGGGTTGCGAGTTGATGGAGGTGATCATGATAGCCAGTTTAGGGAGACCTGAGTAGCTTAATCATATGTTCCCGTTACCAGAAGCCAAATAAGACAGTTGCTTCTCAAATCTTTAATAATTGGCTACTGAATTATTGGATTTGATACACACATttttgtgaattatttaaaaaataaaatcagattTTCACACTATCTGAGGTAGCAATCTAAATTACAAGTATTTTGGCTACAAAGTAATATTTCTAAGCCCCAACCAAGAATTCAGATATTGCATTTAGGTACCTACAGAACCTGGAAATAACCGTACTGGTGTTTTTATTTGGCATTTCATAATCATATGTGGTTTCGGTGTTCACAATTATCACCAGTGAGTTTAAGAAAAAAATTACAGCACTCAACCTTGTCttgtttaacattttttgtaCTTTTAACTGTGATGCATggaggaaataaaaaaattacaacatgCTTTCATAAAAAATTCCCATACCTTCATGTTGCTAACAGTAAACCTGTACCTTATCATTCCATGACTCTACTGTACTGTAGTAATAGTACAATTTAAATTTTCTTGTGATCATTTATTGTTTGTACAGTGCCATATCTGTAAAATTTCAAAATCTTGCAAGAAAATGTATATCATTTTTGGTTGTTTTCTTGTTATTGTTGGCCattctgaaaattataaatattgctgatttttttataaatatatgattctttaaaataaatcttgtTCATAGAATTGTGACttgttttgtaatattatttgtaaaataaaataaaatgggaATACATTGTTAGAAATGAAAATGCATTTCCAGAGTTTCTGGCATCACTGCAAACATATTGCCTCattatgggaaaactggactcCATGCATGAAAAACAAGCTTTTGGCTTTTATGCCACTAttatggtatttgttattaaaaggacgtctcttttaaacaaaattacactCTTGGccgagtgttgtccctgattagcctgtgctgacttcactaaacatgcatgcataaagcccagctTTCCTTATCACTTGACCATTACTTTTTCTGCATGcctttttaaaaaattaatataaaaatatatattacaactCTTTTGATATTATAGCCTGGTCCACTTGACGTATTTGAGTATGAAATGATTTGGTGTCCACCATATAAAGACTTGTCtgtgtgtttattatgccccccttcgaagaagagggggtatattgtgttgcacatgtcggtcggtccgttggtctgtcagtccgtccaccagatggtttccgatgataacgCAAAAacactaggatcatgaaacttcataggtacattgatcatgactgccagatgacccttattgattttcaggtcactatgtcaaaggtcaaggtcacagtgactcaaaatagtaaaatggtttccggatgataactcaagaatgcttacaccaaggatcatgaaacttcataggaacattgatcacgactggcagatgacccctattgattttcaggtcaaaggtcacagagactcgaaacagtaaaatggtttccggatgataactcaagaatgcttacacctaggatcatgaaacttcataggtacattgatcatgactgtcagatgacccctattgattttcaggtcactatgtcaaaggtcaaggtcacagtgactcaaaatagtaaaatgttttccggatgataactcaagaatgcttaggcctaggatcatgaaacttcataggtacattgatcatgactggcagatgacccctattgattttcaggtcactaggtcaaaggtcaaggtcacagtgactcgaaatagtaaaatggttttcggatgataactcaagaatgcttacacctaggatcatgaaacttcataggaacattgatcacgactggcagatgacccctattggttttcaggtcactaggtcaaaggtcacagtgactcaaaacagtaaaatggtttacggataactcaagaatgcttacatctaggatcatgaaacttcataggtacattgatcatgactggcagatgaccccttttgattttcaggtcactaggtcaaaggtcaaggtcacagtgactcgaaacagtaaaatggtttccaggtaataactaaagaatgcttacgcctaggatgatgaaacttcataggaacattgatcatgactggcagatgacccctattgattttcaggtcactaggtcaaagtcacagtgactcaaaatagtaaaatggtttccggatgataacacaagaatgcttacaccaaggatcatgaaacttcataggtacattgatcatgactggcagatggcccctattaattttcaggtcactaggtcaaaggtcaaggtcacagtgactcgaaacagtaaaatggtttcctgatgataactcaagaataattaggcctaggatcatgaaacttcatatttacattgatcataactggcagataacccctattgattttcaggtcacttggtcaaaggtcaaggtcacagtgacaaaaaacatattcacacaatggctgccactacaactgacagcccatatggggggcatgcatgttttacaaacagcccttgttttgtagtTTATCTAGACCCTTCTGTCAGAGAATGCATTGTGTGGACCCAGTCTGTCTAAGCATTCCGAATATAGTAATTAACTTACAATACATATGaaaatttattgaatatttataagTTCATCTCTTGATTGCTTTCTAAGTCAAAATTCACCAAAGTTTTTAAAACTGTTGACATAACAAGGGGCAGATTTGACAACCATCTATTTTCCACTAGAAActataatatacataatatagagaaaaatgccccgcccactggcagccatgttttttcaccaatcccgaccattttcaaactcatccgagatatcaataaaaccaatgttttgaccaactttcatgatgattgggcataaattgtgacttctagagtgtttacaaggtttctctatagccaaataaggaaaactgccactatatacatatagagaaaaatgcgccacccactggcagccatgttttttcactgatctggaccattttcgaactcgtctgacatatcaataaaaccaaagttttgattaaatttcattatgattgggccaaaattgtgacttcttgagtgtttacaaggtttctctatagccatataaggaaaactgccccgcccactggcggccatgtttttcaacggacgggaaccacttttgaactcaaccaagatatcattaagacagacatttagacaaagttacatgcagATTGGGCattaatgtgacttctacagtgtttacaagctttttctttttttttgatctagtgacctagtttttgacccagcatgacccagtttcgaactcgatcaagatatcattgggacaaatctttgaccaagtttcatgaagatcggacaataaatgtgtcctctagagtgtttacgaacaaatgttaacggacggacgacagacaaagaccggtcacaaaagcttacctgagcaatcaggtgagctaaaaaggaaaaagcaatcacaaaatcTGATCACGAGcaaattgtgctcaggtgagccaaCCTAGGCCTGGTACactaaggaactaaactattcagTTGAAAATGATTATGAAGGTACTTTATTAGTTTAATTTCTAGgtccatttttatttttgaacttggctattagatattgttaaaaacaaaagttctgaccaaggtCCGTAGGGATTGGAAACAGAAAGTGACTTCTAGAGATCTATTTCTTTTACATCTCATGACCCATGACTCATTTAAAACTCTAAAGAGATTTCATTTTGacaaatgttctggccaagtttcatgaacattgtcCATAACTGTAACCATTAGAGtataacaaggtttcactatagccatataaggaaaactgcccagcccatTTGCAGCCAGCCATGATTTTCTGGGAACTAACACAATTTTCAAATTTCAGTTAAGATATCAGGAAAAAAATTGTCCTAGTTTTGTGAAAATTGGACTAAATGTGACTTGTGGAATTTtaaaaaggtttaacaatagccatataagaaaaacttccCTGCCCCATGGTAGTCATTTTTTTatggaccagaaccatttaaAACTCAGATCAGACTTAGAACAAAAGTTCTTTTCAAAGATTTGACTAATATAGTGACTTCAATAATATTAACAAAGTTTCgttaaagccatataaggaaaactgccatatccctggcagccatgtttttcaaggatcCCCAACCATTATGAACATATCAAAGATATGagaacatatgttctgaccaagtttcaaaggTTTCACTACAGCCATAGCAGGAAAACTACcttgccccctggtggccatgtttttcaacaaaaccagaaccattttttaaactAAGCCGAGATATAgtacacaaatgttctgacaaagtttcatgaaaattggactataaaaaaaatgtaaagagTGTTacattagccatataaggaaaacttcccagctccctggcggccatataTTTCAACAAACCAGAGCCATTTTCATATTTAGCtgagatatcataaaaacaagtatttgatgAATGCCATATGCTTTATTTGGCAAAGAGGAACATAACAATGTGGAAacaatctaaaaaaaaatcattaaacatcAATTGAAAGTATCAATTCTTACACAATAAGTGCTCATGCTGCTGATGATTGCAAATCTACATTGTAATACCATAATGGGCAAGTGCAGTAAAAAGTTATTATTAATTACATATTTGCATAACTGTGAAATTATGATTATTGTCAGACAATAAGCAGGCAATGTAATTATAATGCTGAACTAGTGTTATTCAACAACCAATCTTATGAGCAACCCTCTTAAATATTCACAGCATTTAAACTCATCACACGTCATAGATTCCCAAATATCTATTTCACCTGTTTGCACAATGTTGGCTCATATTAAAAACATTTGGCTTAATGTCTATGCTAAGATATGGAGATAATAAGTAGGTTTATTGaactttaaaaattgataaaaaagactttctaaaacttcaGCAGCTGTACTTAGTCCTAGTAAATCATCAGTTATTGGTTCATGGTTGTATGACATCTGCTATAAATTAATCATAGCACAACATCTATGATTTCAAGCTCAAAAAAAGCTttaaatcaacaaataaaaacttgatgAATTTTATGTATTTTCAATGCACCAAAGAGAATATGTTTATAATTTCTTTAAGagtatttataagaatttatcTGACATGCAACtcacgcacacaaacacacacatacagacAATTTCTTGCATACCATGGTGCAATAAAACTGAAATTAACTGCACATTTAAACTGTATATTTTTGTTGGCAAAATGTATTTCCAATGGAGACTTTTACACAACCCTGTTACCCATCCTGGACACACTGTCCACACACTTGCAAAGGTTTGCACACTCTATAGGCTCATAGACAGCTAAAAGTTATTTTCCGAGAAAATAGGGTTTAATCCACACGCATTATGTGTCggcccagaatagcctgtgcagttagcacaggcttatcagtgacaacactttcttactttgaaagttttttttctttaaatgtctcttcttagataaaaaaacGGTTttgacagaaagtgtcatccctgataagcctgtgctgactgcacaggctgatatgggatggtactttatgcacatggattaagccccatttccTCAGAGTAAGGCTCATTTCTAGAAAGTTGTATCACAGTTCACATTCATATCGCAGGAACTTCTTGATCTTGTTAGGCAGTGGCAGGAAGCTGACCTGGGACTTCCCTATTGCCTGTAGGATCATGTCTCTGCAAGCATTCTGAAGAGTGGACACTGGAACATGAaacaacaagcgatgtgtttgtgaaacactatgtccccatatatttgacattgaaggatgaccttgacctttcaacactcaaaatgtgcgcttgatgggatacacatgcatgccaatcaagttgctatcttcaatattgcaaaaatgtacattaaatgaacaattttgacccatatatttgacctttgaccttgaaggatgaccttgacttttcaccactcgaaatgtgcagctccatgagatacacatgcatgccaaatatgaagttggtatcttcaatattgcaaatgttacagttgaagcaaacaaacacacaaaccaaccaaccaacagacagggcaaaaacaatatgtcccccactatagtggatgtgggacataacaagagcaccgcattacaggtgccatgctcggctacaggtgcagttttgaataaatgaaagcgtgtcagaattttgttatttttgttaaaggttacagtgaccttgacctttgacctagtgacccaaaaaatgggtgtggcatgtagaactcatcaaggtgcatccacaCATGAAGTtacaaagttgtaggtgaaagcaatttgattttagagccaatgttcaaaaccttaacaaaattttcaggttttagcacgacgcagacgtcAAACAAcatgatgagctggctatgacaattatGAACActttgggttttctccgaaaactcCGAGCTAAAAATCATGTTTTAACATATCAAAAGAGAC from Dreissena polymorpha isolate Duluth1 chromosome 5, UMN_Dpol_1.0, whole genome shotgun sequence harbors:
- the LOC127831971 gene encoding ribonuclease Oy-like, which codes for MDHYAMLLLVALFPLVCSRWTGEYDHFTFAQSWPPGVCADAPREHHTCHVDKQVTTWTIHGLWPTQGSEIGPHDCNSSMKFDFSKIASLQKDLLTFWPNLYNDTELESFWSHEWTKHGTCAQDLPETTGELNYFSKGLEMNQKYDMLKMLSAGGVTPSPTEQYSYKQFMAAVKQSTGFDPNIECSYIKLDNGTDFHLVSEIEICLSKTDFTPVACPGSENSSKGGNQSGSYKTVKSQSNCPQHYNFNYPPIQYVLNRKTGMFELPDDLIGR